The window ACCACCGTGATGTAGATCGGGAACAAGATGATCGCGGCCAACACCGTGAGCAGCAGGTAGCGCCCGATCAGCACCGCGGTGCGGCGAGCCCGGCGGCGAGAGGCGGCCTGTTTGACCGAAGGGAAATCGACCACGGGAGTCGGCAGTTCATCGCTCATAGGACACCCGCCGTTCGATGAGGCGAATCTGCACCAGGGTCAGGATCAGGGTCAGTCCGAACAGGGCTACCGACAGAACCGCGGCCTTTCCTTCGTTGTTCTGGCGGAACACCGCGTCGTACATGGCGTACACCAGGACGTTGGTCTTCTTGAGGGGTCCGCCGTTGGTGAGGATGTCGATCTGCCCGAAGGCTTGAAGTGACATGATCCCGCCGACCACCGCGGCAAAGAACAGCGTGGGCGACAGCATCGGCAAGGTCACGTTGCGAAGCCGGGACCAGGCCCCGGCGCCATCGATCTCGGCAGCCTCCAACAGGTCGTCGGGCACCGCCTGGAGCCCGGCCGACATCAGGATGAACGACAGGCCCAGGTTCTGCCACACCGTCACCACGGCGACTGCCACCAGCGCCCACTGCGGGTCGGCCAGCAGAGACGGCCGACCCTGGAGACCCAGCCAGTAGCTGAGCAGGCCGACCTGGGGGTTGAGCAAGGTGAAGAAGATGACCGAGGCCACCGCCACCGAGGTGGCCACGGTGGAGGAGAAGATCGTCCTATAGATGCCAATGCCTCGTAGTTG is drawn from Microthrixaceae bacterium and contains these coding sequences:
- a CDS encoding sugar ABC transporter permease, producing the protein MTVPVAAAGRRPRTVKSRKRRETLFAYLLLSPSLVVFMAFVVYPFARNIWLGLYRTPPFPGLPRRYAAYEQYQQILTSPEFVASLRTTALFLVMTVPTGLFLGLLLAVVAHQQLRGIGIYRTIFSSTVATSVAVASVIFFTLLNPQVGLLSYWLGLQGRPSLLADPQWALVAVAVVTVWQNLGLSFILMSAGLQAVPDDLLEAAEIDGAGAWSRLRNVTLPMLSPTLFFAAVVGGIMSLQAFGQIDILTNGGPLKKTNVLVYAMYDAVFRQNNEGKAAVLSVALFGLTLILTLVQIRLIERRVSYER